A genomic window from Bradyrhizobium lupini includes:
- a CDS encoding porin codes for MKLTKTLFLGSAAGLMAASGAFAADLPVKAKAVEYVKICSLYGAGFYYIPGTDTCIKLGGYLRADANLNTNSDFNPNQSGVAGARNRLMNYYTFRAREDLNIDTRTATEYGVVRTFFDGVFTWTTGNYSGTGSATGGTQYSGTLGLNAAGTGLVGSGSGNVNGTDGNTSAGALGVYYAFIQFAGFTMGKAVSQFDAPWTNYPGNITDNLVGGSGTVTGVTQFTYTADFGQGVTASFSAEDATAYYQAGNLNMTGATAGGIIGGSYGTNALGGSRSPNLVGQVRVDQAWGLFQASVAAHDNHVAYYGATEATGHPDDKWGWAVQLALSIKNIPTGAGDTINIQGVYTDGATRYNFQNLSGSSYSLFGSSGVAYQSVGFANAPDTVYVTGSSQETVKTWGFRGAYTHNWDPNWNSSLYGAYAQAQFGTLAKTTICGAGGGAGVFGALAGVTGCNPDFAIGQLGVVTRWTPVKNLTFSADVSWTHLDQKYSGTVGASPSVATAKPTAAYELKDQDSVAMILRAQRNW; via the coding sequence ATGAAGTTGACGAAGACACTCTTTCTCGGCTCGGCTGCCGGCCTGATGGCCGCCTCCGGGGCGTTCGCTGCCGATCTTCCCGTGAAGGCCAAGGCGGTCGAATACGTGAAGATCTGCTCGCTGTACGGCGCCGGTTTCTACTACATCCCCGGCACCGACACCTGCATCAAGCTGGGTGGTTACCTGCGTGCCGATGCGAACCTCAATACCAATTCGGACTTCAACCCGAACCAGAGCGGTGTTGCCGGTGCACGCAACCGCCTGATGAACTACTACACCTTCCGCGCTCGTGAAGACCTCAACATCGACACCCGCACCGCGACCGAATACGGCGTGGTCCGCACGTTCTTCGACGGCGTCTTTACCTGGACGACCGGCAACTATTCGGGCACCGGTTCGGCAACGGGTGGCACCCAGTACAGCGGTACGCTCGGTCTCAACGCTGCGGGCACAGGCCTCGTCGGTTCGGGTAGCGGCAACGTCAACGGCACCGACGGCAATACCTCGGCCGGTGCGCTCGGCGTATACTACGCCTTCATCCAGTTCGCCGGCTTCACGATGGGTAAGGCCGTGTCGCAGTTCGACGCGCCCTGGACCAACTATCCCGGCAACATCACCGACAACCTCGTCGGCGGCAGCGGCACCGTTACCGGCGTCACCCAGTTCACCTACACCGCCGACTTCGGCCAGGGCGTCACGGCATCGTTCTCCGCTGAAGATGCGACGGCCTACTATCAGGCCGGCAACCTCAACATGACCGGCGCGACCGCAGGTGGCATCATCGGCGGCTCATACGGCACCAACGCCCTCGGCGGCTCGCGTTCGCCGAACCTCGTCGGTCAGGTGCGTGTCGATCAGGCCTGGGGTCTCTTCCAGGCGTCAGTGGCTGCGCATGACAACCATGTCGCCTATTACGGCGCGACCGAAGCCACCGGCCATCCCGACGACAAGTGGGGTTGGGCGGTTCAGCTCGCTTTGTCGATCAAGAACATCCCGACCGGCGCGGGTGACACGATCAACATCCAGGGCGTCTACACCGACGGCGCGACCCGCTACAACTTCCAGAACCTGTCGGGCAGCAGCTACTCGCTGTTCGGTAGCTCGGGTGTTGCCTACCAGAGCGTTGGCTTCGCCAATGCTCCTGACACGGTGTACGTGACCGGTAGCTCGCAGGAAACCGTCAAGACGTGGGGCTTCCGTGGCGCTTACACCCACAACTGGGATCCCAACTGGAACTCCTCGCTGTACGGTGCTTACGCTCAGGCCCAGTTCGGCACGCTGGCCAAGACCACCATCTGCGGCGCCGGCGGCGGCGCCGGTGTGTTCGGAGCCCTGGCAGGTGTGACGGGTTGCAACCCTGACTTCGCGATCGGCCAGCTAGGTGTCGTCACCCGGTGGACCCCGGTCAAGAACCTGACCTTCTCGGCGGACGTGTCCTGGACCCATCTCGACCAGAAGTATTCTGGTACGGTTGGCGCCTCCCCGAGCGTCGCGACCGCCAAGCCAACCGCGGCCTACGAGCTGAAGGATCAGGACTCGGTCGCCATGATCCTCCGCGCTCAGCGCAACTGGTAA
- a CDS encoding HoxN/HupN/NixA family nickel/cobalt transporter, protein MMLLFGGLIAANIAAWAWAFAAFGDRPTVMATALLAWVFGLRHAVDADHIAAIDNVVRKLMQAGDAPRSVGLYFALGHSTVVVVATMLLALGLVSLGGDSLLKDVGGFIGTSVSALFLLVIAAINLVIFAGLWRTFRIARAQGIHDAAQLDALLASRGLLARLLGPMFRLVTKPAHMYPLGFLFGLGFDTATEIGLLSISASEYALGASLADVMVFPALFASGMALVDTADSALMVSAYRWAFVDPLRKLWYNLTITGASVAVALFIGGIEALGLIGDRLGLSGGVWTLVDGLNDSLANVGFAVVALFAIAWLVSVMLYRRLFALERRRTPDVLVGADATETA, encoded by the coding sequence ATGATGCTGCTGTTCGGCGGGTTGATCGCGGCCAACATCGCGGCGTGGGCTTGGGCGTTCGCGGCGTTCGGTGACCGGCCGACGGTGATGGCGACCGCGCTGCTTGCCTGGGTGTTCGGCCTGCGCCACGCCGTCGATGCCGACCACATCGCGGCCATCGACAACGTCGTGCGCAAGCTGATGCAGGCCGGCGATGCGCCGCGCAGCGTTGGTCTCTATTTCGCGCTTGGTCATTCCACCGTGGTTGTGGTCGCGACCATGCTGCTCGCGCTGGGCTTGGTGAGCCTTGGCGGCGACAGCCTGCTCAAGGACGTCGGCGGCTTCATCGGCACGTCGGTGTCGGCGCTGTTCCTGCTGGTGATCGCGGCCATCAACCTGGTCATCTTCGCCGGCCTGTGGCGGACGTTCCGGATCGCGCGCGCGCAAGGCATTCACGACGCCGCGCAGCTTGATGCGCTGCTCGCCAGCCGCGGATTGCTGGCGCGGCTGCTCGGCCCGATGTTCCGCCTGGTGACCAAGCCGGCGCATATGTACCCGCTCGGCTTCCTGTTCGGCCTCGGCTTCGACACCGCCACCGAGATCGGCCTGCTCAGCATCTCCGCCAGCGAATACGCGCTTGGTGCATCGCTGGCCGACGTCATGGTCTTTCCCGCGCTGTTCGCATCAGGCATGGCGCTGGTCGATACCGCCGATTCCGCGCTGATGGTCAGCGCTTATCGTTGGGCCTTCGTCGATCCCTTACGGAAGCTCTGGTACAACCTCACGATCACCGGTGCCTCGGTCGCGGTGGCGCTGTTCATCGGCGGCATTGAGGCGCTTGGCCTGATCGGGGATCGGCTCGGCCTGTCTGGCGGTGTGTGGACGCTGGTCGACGGCCTCAACGATTCACTCGCGAACGTCGGCTTCGCCGTGGTCGCGCTATTCGCGATTGCATGGCTGGTTTCGGTCATGCTCTATCGCAGGCTATTCGCGCTCGAGCGGCGGCGCACGCCCGATGTGCTGGTGGGCGCCGATGCTACCGAGACAGCGTGA
- a CDS encoding nuclear transport factor 2 family protein, translated as MAKDSKVIAANAAFYAAFSTGDFDEMERMWADDDAISCIHPGWPAIIGRATVIGSWRDILQSPERPQILCAEPQAIVDGDSARVLCIEIVDGTALAAANHFRRVGDDWRLVHHQSSPIAQIVEQAEDDRASHRVH; from the coding sequence ATGGCAAAGGACAGCAAGGTGATCGCCGCGAACGCAGCGTTCTACGCCGCCTTTTCGACCGGCGATTTCGACGAAATGGAGCGGATGTGGGCGGACGATGACGCCATTTCCTGCATTCATCCCGGCTGGCCGGCCATCATCGGCCGGGCCACGGTGATCGGAAGCTGGCGCGACATCCTGCAGAGTCCGGAGCGGCCGCAGATCCTTTGCGCGGAACCGCAGGCCATCGTCGATGGCGACAGCGCGCGCGTGCTCTGCATCGAGATCGTCGACGGCACGGCATTGGCTGCGGCCAACCATTTTCGGCGCGTCGGCGACGACTGGCGCCTGGTGCACCACCAGTCCAGCCCGATCGCGCAGATTGTCGAGCAAGCTGAGGACGATAGAGCGAGCCACCGCGTCCATTGA
- a CDS encoding ABC transporter ATP-binding protein, whose amino-acid sequence MTNPPPDALLAITDVNTFYGQAQVHFDLSISVLRGHIVCLLGGNASGKSTTMKIILGLVKPRSGDVTFDGTSLLGLTTPQIVRRGIGSVPEARRLFADMSVRENILMGAFVRDDREAIAQDLDKMLTLFPKLGQRLSQRAGSLSGGEQQMVAMARALMSRPRMIVMDEPTMGLSPLYVDRVLELIRTINQEGVSVFMVEQNASLALEIAHEAYVLQTGKIVLSGSARALKDDPRIRDAYLGGSEAA is encoded by the coding sequence ATGACGAACCCGCCTCCCGATGCGCTGCTCGCGATCACCGACGTCAATACCTTCTATGGTCAGGCCCAGGTGCATTTCGACCTGTCGATATCAGTTCTGCGCGGCCACATCGTCTGCCTGCTCGGCGGCAATGCCAGCGGCAAATCGACCACGATGAAGATCATTCTAGGCCTCGTGAAGCCGCGCTCGGGCGACGTGACGTTCGACGGCACTTCGCTACTGGGACTTACCACGCCGCAGATCGTCCGCCGCGGCATCGGCTCGGTGCCGGAGGCACGGCGGCTGTTCGCCGACATGAGCGTCCGCGAGAACATTTTGATGGGCGCCTTCGTGCGCGACGACCGCGAGGCGATCGCGCAGGATCTCGACAAGATGCTCACGCTGTTCCCGAAGCTCGGCCAACGGCTGTCGCAGCGCGCCGGCTCGCTCTCGGGCGGCGAGCAGCAGATGGTCGCGATGGCGCGGGCGCTGATGAGCCGTCCCCGGATGATCGTGATGGACGAGCCGACCATGGGCCTGTCGCCGCTTTACGTCGACCGCGTGCTGGAGCTGATCCGCACCATCAACCAGGAGGGCGTCTCGGTCTTCATGGTCGAGCAGAACGCCAGCCTCGCGCTCGAGATCGCGCACGAGGCCTATGTGCTCCAGACCGGCAAGATCGTTCTCTCCGGCTCCGCCCGCGCGCTGAAGGACGATCCCCGCATCCGCGATGCCTATCTCGGCGGCTCCGAGGCGGCGTAG
- a CDS encoding SDR family oxidoreductase: MLLFILGLGYSARHFVRLFGGRFSHIAGTVRDPAQRGALAGVEVHAFSGSSPARETIERMRDADVLLVSIPPGSAGDPAIAAFSGLLAAGGDRKIVYLSTIGVYGDHAGGWVDESTPPKADLDRTRMRVAAEQAWTDTTGGDAAILRLAGIYGPGRNALVTLRARTARRIIKPGQVFNRIHVDDIASAIMAAIHHPSGGTWNVCDDEPAPPQEVIAYAAKLMNVAPPPEEPFETAEMSAMARSFYASSARVSNAKMKCELGVTLAYPTYRHALDALWQAGEGGS, translated from the coding sequence ATGCTGCTCTTTATCCTTGGCCTCGGCTACAGTGCGCGGCACTTCGTCCGCCTGTTCGGTGGCCGCTTCTCGCATATCGCCGGCACGGTGCGCGATCCCGCGCAGCGGGGCGCTCTCGCCGGCGTCGAGGTGCATGCTTTCTCCGGCAGCAGTCCGGCACGCGAGACGATCGAACGCATGAGGGACGCGGATGTCCTTCTCGTTTCGATCCCGCCCGGCAGTGCCGGCGATCCCGCAATCGCGGCCTTCTCCGGCCTGCTGGCGGCGGGCGGCGACCGCAAGATCGTCTATTTGTCCACGATCGGCGTATATGGTGATCACGCCGGCGGCTGGGTCGACGAGAGCACGCCGCCGAAGGCGGACCTCGACCGGACGCGCATGCGGGTCGCGGCGGAACAGGCATGGACCGACACGACCGGTGGCGACGCCGCGATCCTGCGGCTTGCGGGTATCTATGGCCCCGGCCGTAACGCGCTGGTGACGCTGCGCGCTCGAACGGCGCGGCGCATCATCAAGCCGGGACAGGTGTTCAACCGCATCCACGTCGACGACATCGCGAGCGCGATCATGGCTGCGATTCATCACCCGAGCGGCGGCACGTGGAACGTCTGCGACGACGAGCCGGCGCCGCCGCAGGAGGTGATCGCTTACGCGGCGAAGCTGATGAATGTTGCACCGCCGCCGGAAGAGCCGTTCGAGACCGCCGAGATGTCGGCGATGGCCCGCAGCTTCTATGCGAGCAGCGCCCGCGTCTCCAACGCGAAAATGAAGTGCGAGCTCGGCGTCACGCTTGCTTATCCGACCTACCGCCACGCCCTGGATGCGTTGTGGCAAGCGGGGGAAGGAGGATCATGA
- a CDS encoding ketopantoate reductase family protein, whose protein sequence is MARNILILGASYGSLLGTKLLMAGHNVTLVCRAKTAELINREGTEVRIKLRDEAVHRAIFSRDLPGKLDAVTPANVDLSRYDMVGLAMQEPQYTNHTVRVLMVRIAAAKLPCLSIMNMPPLPYLKRIPSLADMDLEEAYTNAQVWERFEPGLVTLCSPDPQAFRPPEEAANVLHVGLPTNFKASVFADEKHNKVLRELEADIDAVTLDGHDVPVKLKVFDSLFVPLAKWSMLLTGNYRCITPHEPQSIRDAVHGDLARSQTIYEHVDAIARRLGADPQDQVPFAKYAKAAESLLKPSSAARAVAGGAPFIERVDLLVKLISHQLGAPNAEIDRTVETVDLKLNEKIVQGGSGAL, encoded by the coding sequence ATGGCGCGTAACATCCTGATTCTCGGGGCTTCCTACGGCTCCCTGCTGGGCACGAAGCTGCTGATGGCGGGGCACAATGTGACCCTGGTCTGCCGCGCCAAGACCGCGGAGCTGATCAACCGCGAGGGGACCGAGGTGCGCATCAAGTTGCGTGACGAGGCGGTTCACCGCGCCATCTTCTCGCGCGACCTGCCCGGCAAGCTCGACGCCGTGACGCCGGCCAATGTGGACCTGTCCCGTTACGACATGGTCGGCCTTGCAATGCAGGAGCCGCAATACACCAACCACACGGTGCGCGTTCTCATGGTCAGGATCGCCGCGGCGAAGCTGCCGTGCCTCTCGATCATGAACATGCCGCCGCTGCCCTATCTGAAGCGGATCCCCTCGCTCGCAGACATGGATCTCGAGGAGGCCTACACCAATGCGCAGGTGTGGGAGCGCTTCGAGCCGGGGCTGGTGACCCTGTGCTCGCCCGACCCGCAGGCATTCCGTCCGCCGGAAGAGGCTGCGAACGTGCTGCACGTCGGTCTGCCCACGAATTTCAAGGCATCCGTGTTCGCCGACGAGAAGCACAACAAGGTGCTGCGCGAGCTCGAAGCCGACATCGACGCGGTGACCCTCGACGGCCACGACGTGCCGGTGAAGCTGAAGGTGTTCGATTCCCTGTTCGTGCCGCTGGCCAAATGGTCGATGCTGCTGACTGGCAACTACCGCTGCATCACGCCGCACGAGCCGCAGTCGATCCGCGATGCCGTGCACGGTGATCTCGCGCGCTCGCAGACGATCTACGAGCATGTCGACGCCATCGCCCGGCGCCTCGGCGCCGATCCGCAGGACCAGGTGCCGTTCGCGAAATACGCCAAGGCTGCCGAGAGCCTGCTGAAGCCGTCATCGGCCGCGCGCGCGGTGGCCGGCGGCGCACCCTTCATCGAGCGCGTCGACCTGCTGGTCAAGCTGATCTCGCATCAGCTCGGCGCGCCCAATGCAGAGATCGACCGCACCGTCGAGACCGTGGACCTGAAGCTCAACGAGAAGATCGTGCAGGGCGGATCGGGCGCGCTGTAA
- a CDS encoding alpha/beta hydrolase translates to MEDDHWPHGTCDGAGRSLACLRKRASHFFESLSVGELVREAHRHRWISEWLRISGEYRIFAESARVTSSAQIVREAWLCSLTALEVARNLSWPGDPGGTDLVDKVRLCLRGFEEDAGSAIERVEIDCFDQGSLAGYFLPAFPDRSFAPAVICVSDEDITLGSMMSRLLPASGRRNVSLLLVDAGDSSGRSPFKPAHILQCWLDYLEARPDVDSQQIAVYGEGAAASHASRLALVDRRMAAAVCDGGIATPVMRRASLRWMIGVEQAVRDGPSTGSLLPLCRIPCPLLMVVGSRSMVWEEDALELQAGYRQAGADCATVVPNCIPYPLGEVENFIAVDDFIFEWLDSKLGIARQLDSVTYL, encoded by the coding sequence ATGGAAGATGATCATTGGCCTCACGGCACGTGCGACGGCGCCGGTCGAAGCCTGGCGTGCTTGCGAAAACGTGCGTCCCATTTTTTTGAAAGCTTGTCCGTCGGGGAACTCGTGCGCGAGGCGCACAGGCATCGGTGGATTTCGGAGTGGTTGAGGATCTCAGGCGAGTACCGGATATTCGCCGAATCGGCGCGCGTAACCAGTTCAGCTCAGATCGTGCGGGAAGCGTGGCTGTGCTCGCTGACGGCCCTTGAAGTCGCGAGGAACCTGTCTTGGCCCGGAGATCCCGGGGGTACCGACCTCGTAGACAAGGTCAGACTCTGCCTGCGGGGCTTCGAGGAGGACGCCGGTTCGGCGATCGAGCGTGTGGAGATCGACTGCTTTGATCAAGGCTCGCTTGCGGGCTACTTTCTGCCGGCGTTCCCCGATCGGTCTTTCGCACCCGCGGTTATCTGCGTCAGCGACGAGGACATCACCCTCGGCTCGATGATGAGCAGGCTGTTGCCGGCTTCAGGGCGACGGAACGTGTCACTCCTACTCGTTGATGCCGGCGATTCATCCGGTCGTAGCCCCTTCAAGCCGGCGCATATTCTTCAATGCTGGCTGGATTACCTGGAAGCTCGTCCGGACGTCGATTCGCAGCAGATCGCGGTCTACGGCGAGGGGGCGGCCGCCAGTCACGCATCCCGTCTTGCCCTCGTGGATCGCAGAATGGCTGCCGCCGTGTGCGACGGCGGCATTGCGACGCCGGTCATGCGCCGGGCATCGCTGCGCTGGATGATCGGCGTCGAGCAGGCGGTCCGTGACGGGCCCTCGACGGGTTCGTTGCTGCCGTTGTGTCGGATACCTTGCCCGCTTCTGATGGTCGTCGGCAGCCGCTCAATGGTTTGGGAGGAGGATGCTCTCGAACTGCAAGCCGGCTATCGGCAGGCCGGAGCCGATTGCGCGACCGTCGTGCCGAACTGCATTCCGTACCCTCTGGGCGAGGTCGAGAATTTCATCGCGGTGGACGATTTCATTTTCGAATGGCTCGACAGCAAACTTGGAATTGCCCGCCAGCTGGATTCCGTGACCTACCTCTAA
- a CDS encoding ATP-binding protein encodes MTVAIEMGQTTAGAAAAMDLEELLATRLLVQGNSGSGKSHLLRRLLEQSAPWVQQAIIDPEGDFVSLAEHFGHLVIEAEDHTERGLQVAGERARLHRVSTVLNLEGLDAENQMRRAAAFLGGLFDVDRDHWYPMLVVVDEAQLFAPAVAGEVSDEARKLSLGAMTNLMCRGRKRGLAGIIATQRLAKLAKNVAAEASNFLMGRTFLDIDMARAADLLGMERRQAESFRDLERGQFMALGPALSRRPLRLNIGATETQPRNSTPRLMPMPETSLENMRAVILAAPPPDASRPQRRPAPDLLEQLRAAKAAAPEIGPEMIEVPVSAEELAERRERVDRTLRAVLAVPDAGFRAVGVLYQEFVVRCRIEGLGSAVPDLTEFRRMLTRARAGLGAEHAEDDAWQDVSLRASILPDDMQGVFMMIARAAKEGWPCPGDAAIARAYGSHSLRRAQRLLGYMEEQGLIVCQLDGAGRRFVTLVELAWATAPGDPNADDLPAESAASA; translated from the coding sequence ATGACGGTTGCGATCGAGATGGGGCAGACCACGGCGGGCGCCGCGGCGGCCATGGACCTCGAGGAACTGCTGGCGACCCGCCTCCTGGTGCAAGGCAATTCGGGTTCCGGAAAATCACATCTGCTGCGGCGGCTGCTGGAGCAGAGCGCGCCCTGGGTGCAGCAGGCCATCATCGATCCCGAAGGCGATTTCGTCTCCCTGGCGGAGCATTTCGGCCATCTCGTGATCGAGGCCGAGGATCACACCGAACGCGGCCTTCAGGTTGCCGGCGAGCGCGCGCGGCTGCATCGCGTCTCCACCGTGCTCAACCTCGAAGGGCTCGATGCCGAGAACCAGATGCGCCGCGCCGCGGCCTTCCTCGGCGGACTGTTCGACGTGGACCGCGACCATTGGTACCCGATGCTGGTGGTGGTCGACGAGGCGCAGCTGTTTGCGCCTGCGGTCGCGGGCGAAGTCTCTGACGAAGCGCGAAAGCTTTCGCTCGGCGCGATGACCAATCTGATGTGCCGCGGCCGCAAGCGCGGGCTTGCCGGGATCATCGCGACCCAGCGGCTGGCGAAGCTCGCCAAAAACGTCGCGGCGGAAGCGTCCAACTTCCTGATGGGCCGCACTTTCCTCGACATCGACATGGCGCGCGCCGCCGACCTGCTCGGCATGGAGCGGCGGCAGGCCGAATCGTTTCGCGATCTCGAACGCGGACAATTCATGGCGCTCGGCCCCGCGCTGTCGCGACGCCCCCTGCGTTTGAATATCGGCGCAACCGAAACCCAGCCGCGCAATTCCACGCCGCGGCTGATGCCGATGCCCGAAACCTCACTCGAGAATATGCGCGCCGTGATCCTGGCCGCGCCGCCGCCCGATGCCAGCCGGCCGCAGCGCCGGCCCGCGCCCGATCTGCTCGAGCAGCTCCGCGCCGCGAAGGCTGCGGCACCGGAGATCGGGCCCGAAATGATCGAGGTCCCCGTCAGTGCCGAAGAGCTCGCCGAACGGCGCGAGCGCGTGGATCGGACCCTTCGTGCCGTGCTGGCCGTGCCCGATGCCGGTTTCCGCGCGGTCGGCGTGCTGTACCAGGAGTTTGTGGTTCGCTGCCGCATCGAGGGACTCGGCTCGGCGGTGCCCGACCTCACCGAATTCCGCCGCATGCTGACACGCGCACGCGCCGGGCTCGGCGCCGAGCATGCCGAGGACGACGCCTGGCAGGACGTGTCGCTGCGCGCCTCGATCCTGCCCGACGACATGCAAGGCGTGTTCATGATGATCGCGCGCGCGGCGAAAGAAGGCTGGCCCTGCCCCGGCGACGCCGCGATCGCCCGCGCCTACGGCTCGCATTCGCTGCGCCGGGCTCAGCGCCTGCTCGGCTACATGGAAGAGCAGGGCCTGATCGTCTGCCAGCTCGACGGCGCCGGCCGCAGGTTCGTGACGCTGGTGGAATTGGCGTGGGCCACCGCGCCGGGCGATCCCAATGCCGACGACCTGCCGGCGGAGAGCGCAGCTTCGGCTTGA
- a CDS encoding HAD family hydrolase — MQAEAPAIMLSDAAELVRRAAALIFDVDGTLAETEELHRQAFNHAFARHGLDWQWDRAVYKDLLRVTGGKERIRAHHERLRIAAPLSDVDIAELHRIKTAHYAELVQTGCCPLRPGVTDLLVAAKARRQRLAIATTTSHANIDALLSRALGKCWAADFDAIVAGDDVRHKKPAPDVYVETLARLKLNASDCVAIEDSANGLTAASRANIPVLITRSMFFRDDDFSQARVVLDDLSGLG; from the coding sequence ATGCAGGCAGAAGCGCCAGCCATCATGCTATCTGACGCGGCTGAGCTAGTCCGCCGCGCCGCCGCGCTGATCTTCGACGTCGACGGCACCTTGGCTGAGACCGAAGAGCTGCATCGGCAGGCCTTCAACCATGCCTTCGCCCGCCACGGTCTCGATTGGCAATGGGATCGGGCCGTCTACAAGGACCTGCTGCGGGTCACGGGCGGCAAGGAACGCATTCGCGCCCACCATGAAAGGCTGAGGATCGCCGCGCCATTATCGGATGTGGACATCGCGGAACTCCACCGCATCAAGACCGCGCATTATGCCGAACTGGTCCAAACCGGCTGCTGCCCCTTACGGCCCGGGGTGACGGATCTCCTCGTCGCTGCCAAGGCGCGCCGCCAGCGGCTCGCGATCGCGACGACCACGTCGCACGCCAACATCGACGCGCTGCTGTCGCGCGCCCTGGGAAAGTGCTGGGCCGCGGATTTTGATGCGATTGTCGCCGGAGATGACGTGCGGCATAAAAAGCCTGCGCCGGATGTCTATGTCGAGACCCTGGCGCGGCTGAAGCTCAACGCGTCCGACTGCGTCGCGATCGAGGATTCCGCTAACGGCCTGACCGCAGCTTCGCGGGCGAACATTCCCGTGCTCATCACCAGAAGCATGTTCTTCCGGGACGACGATTTTAGCCAGGCGCGGGTCGTGCTGGATGATCTGTCGGGGCTCGGGTGA
- a CDS encoding MarR family winged helix-turn-helix transcriptional regulator: MIEKKLDRAITDFIWNVVEIHSQLEDIHTSWAGLLGITEPQWLILMAITELDQGRGVAGIDIANKLRVHPAFVTNQTKSLEKGGFLSRRPAAEDARYVLMSLTAKATTEIEKLSKRKLALNSTMFNELDEKTLADLNAALATIAKNARLAARLLAIDAS; the protein is encoded by the coding sequence ATGATCGAGAAGAAACTCGACAGGGCGATTACGGACTTCATCTGGAACGTCGTCGAAATTCATTCCCAGCTGGAGGACATCCACACCAGCTGGGCCGGACTGCTGGGCATTACCGAGCCGCAGTGGCTGATCCTGATGGCCATCACCGAACTGGACCAGGGGCGAGGTGTCGCGGGAATCGACATCGCGAACAAGCTGCGCGTCCACCCCGCCTTCGTCACCAACCAGACCAAGAGTCTCGAAAAGGGCGGCTTCCTGTCGCGACGGCCGGCCGCAGAAGACGCACGCTACGTCCTGATGTCGCTGACGGCGAAAGCAACGACGGAGATCGAAAAACTGTCGAAGAGAAAGCTCGCCTTGAACTCGACCATGTTCAACGAGCTCGACGAGAAGACCTTGGCCGATCTGAATGCCGCGCTCGCAACGATTGCCAAGAATGCCCGGCTGGCCGCACGGTTGCTGGCCATCGACGCTTCCTGA